From Strix uralensis isolate ZFMK-TIS-50842 chromosome 1, bStrUra1, whole genome shotgun sequence, a single genomic window includes:
- the C1H8orf82 gene encoding UPF0598 protein C8orf82 homolog, with protein sequence MRLPPALRLRAGTAGPGPGYRQGQRPGPRTREYFYYLDHQGQLFLDDTKVKNFITCFKDVGFLTFFFKQLAPNRSGRYEAEFPFLSLCGRERNFLRCDDRPVVFTQLLPGSGENQLLSYCGGGERLAVPFQPESLVMLPENGRLYHPAPAKTGGVGLVRSALAFEWSPFFEYGEGPAQPPTHFIWEGRRYRLTEELLPLLRGCAEKTPVVPVTPSQG encoded by the exons ATGCGGCTGCCGCCGGCGCTGCGGCTCCGGGCCGGGACGGCGGGGCCGGGTCCCGGGTACCGGcaggggcagcgcccggggccgcGCACCCGCGAGTATTTCTACTACCTCGACCACCAGGGACAG CTTTTCCTGGATGACACCAAAGTCAAGAACTTCATCACCTGCTTCAAAG ACGTAGGGTTCCTCACCTTCTTCTTCAAGCAGCTGGCGCCGAACCGGAGCGGCCGTTACGAGGctgaatttcctttcctttcGCTCTGCGGCCGGGAACGGAATTTCCTCCGTTGCGACGATCGTCCCGTCGTCTTCACCCAACTTTTGCCGGGCTCTGGGGAAAACCAGCTCCTCTCCTACTGCGGCGGCGGCGAGCGCCTGGCCGTGCCCTTCCAACCGGAAAGTTTGGTGATGTTGCCGGAAAACGGGCGGCTCTACCACCCGGCGCCGGCAAAAACCGGCGGCGTAGGGTTGGTGCGTTCAGCGTTGGCTTTTGAGTGGAGCCCCTTCTTCGAGTACGGCGAGGGGCCGGCGCAGCCCCCCACCCATTTTATTTGGGAAGGGCGGCGTTACCGCCTCACCGAGGAATTGTTGCCGCTGCTCCGGGGCTGCGCTGAAAAAACCCCAGTTGTCCCCGTTACCCCAAGCCAAGGTTGA
- the LRRC14 gene encoding leucine-rich repeat-containing protein 14 isoform X1, with product MPGSAAGAGRLWGPVESGGLWGRATYGATFCPHNLQQCWGVGGGAQPGASPQRFPPFLLPSAMHSLVFLCARRLVSHHPSARRALDLLPAELYPVLFQAAFLDRRTLALQDLVATWPFPILSFQQLLGHHDQQHSSHHPSLREKPSKLCFQAVIMAVVAHLRRALEEPCRGTSKRWCQLRVLDMTDLQDFDTDRGPDRMSLWSGTVALAKACIEVSKHKNECQKRSSKRWKGPSGASTTPQPFSMEIRADLFVNGTSFGVLRDALQTSAGPLRLKCRDFRTEELSITGIVTLLESLEPVGVRRVDLRFNNLGPAGLCTVLPHLTRFTELVSLKLPYSNIDVRRLAPGTDTGLRQLAVQLGRFPCLKELNFGSSRLSGSLRQLLSDLQAPLESLELAFCYLLPGDLAFLHKSLHAPALRRLDLSGHNFTENLLQCLCQLLEKISASLLHLDLMECHLTDARLADLLPVLCRCSRLRCLGLFGNPLSTPGLKTLVRKTVVLPDLRLVVYPYPVDCYSREPSRLASAFGHLCEDVVDKERFAAVSAEVGRMLASSGRADAIWTSSLCRHSAPDYFTL from the exons ATGCCCGGAagcgcggcgggagcggggcggctgTGGGGTCCGGTAGAgagtggggggctgtgggggcgtGCG ACCTATGGGGCCACCTTCTGCCCCCACAACCTCCAGCagtgttggggggtgggggggggggctcagcctgggGCATCCCCCCAGCGCTTCCCCCCATTCCTCCTGCCTTCAGCCATGCACTCCCTCGTCTTCCTCTGCGCCCGCCGGCTGGTGAGCCACCACCCCAGCGCCCGCCGCGCCCTTGACCTTCTCCCCGCCGAGCTCTACCCCGTCCTTTTCCAAGCCGCTTTCCTGGACAGACGGACGCTGGCGCTGCAGGACCTGGTGGCGACGTGGCCCTTCCCCATCCTCAGTTTCCAGCAGCTTCTGGGCCACCATGACCAGCAGCACAGTAGCCATCACCCATCCCTCAGGGAAAAACCCAGCAAATTGTGCTTCCAGGCCGTCATCATGGCTGTTGTGGCCCATCTCCGCCGGGCGCTGGAGGAGCCCTGTCGTGGCAccag CAAGAGATGGTGCCAGCTGCGAGTGTTGGACATGACAGATCTCCAAGACTTTGACACTGACCGTGGCCCGGACAGGATGAGCCTGTGGTCCGGCACGGTGGCCTTAGCCAAAGCCTGCATCGAGGTCTCCAAACACAAAAATGAGTGTCAGAAACGCAGTTCCAAGCGCTGGAAAGGTCCTTCCGGCGCCTCAACGACCCCGCAACCCTTCAGCATGGAGATCCGCGCCGATCTCTTCGTCAACGGCACGTCCTTCGGCGTCTTGCGAGACGCCCTGCAGACCTCCGCCGGTCCCCTGCGCCTCAAATGCCGGGATTTCCGCACCGAGGAGCTCTCCATCACCGGCATCGTGACCTTGTTGGAGTCCCTGGAACCCGTCGGCGTGCGGCGGGTGGATCTGCGCTTTAACAACCTGGGCCCGGCCGGTCTCTGCACCGTTTTGCCGCACCTCACCAGATTTACCGAACTCGTCAGCCTCAAGCTACCCTACAGCAACATCGACGTGCGGCGGCTCGCTCCGGGAACGGACACCGGCCTCCGGCAACTCGCCGTGCAGCTGGGGAGGTTTCCCTGCCTCAAGGAACTCAACTTCGGTTCCTCCAGGCTTTCGGGAAGCCTGAGGCAACTTCTCAG CGACCTGCAGGCTCCGCTGGAAAGCCTGGAGCTGGCGTTTTGTTACCTCCTTCCCGGCGATCTCGCTTTCCTTCACAAAAGCCTCCACGCTCCGGCGCTGAGGAGATTGGACTTGAGCGGTCACAACTTCACCGAGAACCTTCTCCAAtgcctctgccagctcctggaGAAAATTTcagcctctctcctccacctgGATCTCATGGAATGTCACCTGACGGACGCCCGGCTGGCGGATCTGCTGCCGGTGCTCTGCCGCTGCTCCCGCCTCCGTTGCCTGGGGCTTTTCGGCAACCCCCTCTCTACGCCGGGACTTAAAACCTTGGTACGGAAAACCGTGGTTCTTCCGGATTTACGCCTCGTCGTCTACCCGTACCCCGTGGACTGCTACAGCCGGGAGCCCTCCCGCTTGGCCTCTGCTTTCGGCCACCTCTGCGAGGACGTGGTGGACAAGGAACGGTTCGCCGCGGTCAGCGCCGAGGTGGGCCGGATGCTGGCGAGCTCCGGCAGAGCCGACGCCATCTGGACCAGCAGCCTCTGCCGGCACAGTGCCCCCGACTACTTCACCTTGTAG
- the LRRC14 gene encoding leucine-rich repeat-containing protein 14 isoform X2, with translation MHSLVFLCARRLVSHHPSARRALDLLPAELYPVLFQAAFLDRRTLALQDLVATWPFPILSFQQLLGHHDQQHSSHHPSLREKPSKLCFQAVIMAVVAHLRRALEEPCRGTSKRWCQLRVLDMTDLQDFDTDRGPDRMSLWSGTVALAKACIEVSKHKNECQKRSSKRWKGPSGASTTPQPFSMEIRADLFVNGTSFGVLRDALQTSAGPLRLKCRDFRTEELSITGIVTLLESLEPVGVRRVDLRFNNLGPAGLCTVLPHLTRFTELVSLKLPYSNIDVRRLAPGTDTGLRQLAVQLGRFPCLKELNFGSSRLSGSLRQLLSDLQAPLESLELAFCYLLPGDLAFLHKSLHAPALRRLDLSGHNFTENLLQCLCQLLEKISASLLHLDLMECHLTDARLADLLPVLCRCSRLRCLGLFGNPLSTPGLKTLVRKTVVLPDLRLVVYPYPVDCYSREPSRLASAFGHLCEDVVDKERFAAVSAEVGRMLASSGRADAIWTSSLCRHSAPDYFTL, from the exons ATGCACTCCCTCGTCTTCCTCTGCGCCCGCCGGCTGGTGAGCCACCACCCCAGCGCCCGCCGCGCCCTTGACCTTCTCCCCGCCGAGCTCTACCCCGTCCTTTTCCAAGCCGCTTTCCTGGACAGACGGACGCTGGCGCTGCAGGACCTGGTGGCGACGTGGCCCTTCCCCATCCTCAGTTTCCAGCAGCTTCTGGGCCACCATGACCAGCAGCACAGTAGCCATCACCCATCCCTCAGGGAAAAACCCAGCAAATTGTGCTTCCAGGCCGTCATCATGGCTGTTGTGGCCCATCTCCGCCGGGCGCTGGAGGAGCCCTGTCGTGGCAccag CAAGAGATGGTGCCAGCTGCGAGTGTTGGACATGACAGATCTCCAAGACTTTGACACTGACCGTGGCCCGGACAGGATGAGCCTGTGGTCCGGCACGGTGGCCTTAGCCAAAGCCTGCATCGAGGTCTCCAAACACAAAAATGAGTGTCAGAAACGCAGTTCCAAGCGCTGGAAAGGTCCTTCCGGCGCCTCAACGACCCCGCAACCCTTCAGCATGGAGATCCGCGCCGATCTCTTCGTCAACGGCACGTCCTTCGGCGTCTTGCGAGACGCCCTGCAGACCTCCGCCGGTCCCCTGCGCCTCAAATGCCGGGATTTCCGCACCGAGGAGCTCTCCATCACCGGCATCGTGACCTTGTTGGAGTCCCTGGAACCCGTCGGCGTGCGGCGGGTGGATCTGCGCTTTAACAACCTGGGCCCGGCCGGTCTCTGCACCGTTTTGCCGCACCTCACCAGATTTACCGAACTCGTCAGCCTCAAGCTACCCTACAGCAACATCGACGTGCGGCGGCTCGCTCCGGGAACGGACACCGGCCTCCGGCAACTCGCCGTGCAGCTGGGGAGGTTTCCCTGCCTCAAGGAACTCAACTTCGGTTCCTCCAGGCTTTCGGGAAGCCTGAGGCAACTTCTCAG CGACCTGCAGGCTCCGCTGGAAAGCCTGGAGCTGGCGTTTTGTTACCTCCTTCCCGGCGATCTCGCTTTCCTTCACAAAAGCCTCCACGCTCCGGCGCTGAGGAGATTGGACTTGAGCGGTCACAACTTCACCGAGAACCTTCTCCAAtgcctctgccagctcctggaGAAAATTTcagcctctctcctccacctgGATCTCATGGAATGTCACCTGACGGACGCCCGGCTGGCGGATCTGCTGCCGGTGCTCTGCCGCTGCTCCCGCCTCCGTTGCCTGGGGCTTTTCGGCAACCCCCTCTCTACGCCGGGACTTAAAACCTTGGTACGGAAAACCGTGGTTCTTCCGGATTTACGCCTCGTCGTCTACCCGTACCCCGTGGACTGCTACAGCCGGGAGCCCTCCCGCTTGGCCTCTGCTTTCGGCCACCTCTGCGAGGACGTGGTGGACAAGGAACGGTTCGCCGCGGTCAGCGCCGAGGTGGGCCGGATGCTGGCGAGCTCCGGCAGAGCCGACGCCATCTGGACCAGCAGCCTCTGCCGGCACAGTGCCCCCGACTACTTCACCTTGTAG